In a genomic window of uncultured Flavobacterium sp.:
- a CDS encoding RagB/SusD family nutrient uptake outer membrane protein — protein MKNIYKNILCVLALGLVSASCSNYLDDAPKGSKIPTTLADYEAFIRDEYTNQSVDIAQASTLINDKFIDIATLAAQRLTKANYMWDETADRIQLNQADERQYYGQYAGISTFNLIIANALTTTEATEDQKRVIWAEAKILRAMSYYNLVNFYADTYVASTAKTKLSVPLITSADINAPSKQVTIQELYDFILADVKDALPYLPKVSQTALHPNLGAGYAFYSRVYLQMNNYTEALKYADLALAENNKLYDWVAYYNANKAIIDIPNSYTATPSPMGFDYVENYTFRHGERTYLSTEYSIPVERAQRFEVGDVRFKSRWKLRTVGADTYYRRTLSGMFNYGGITTVEVYLIKAECLARAGQISDALDVLNKVRKTRIEPSAYQDIVTADKTVALNAIFKTKYNELILTIIPFADARRLNAEGTYKLSLSKTSGGVNYALAPDSHLWTMPFPQGATKNPGNGTITQNVAK, from the coding sequence ATGAAAAATATATATAAAAATATACTGTGCGTTTTAGCATTAGGATTGGTTTCAGCATCTTGCTCCAACTATTTAGATGATGCACCAAAAGGATCTAAAATCCCAACAACATTGGCAGATTATGAAGCTTTTATTCGTGACGAATACACCAATCAAAGCGTAGATATTGCACAAGCTTCGACCTTGATCAACGATAAATTTATCGATATAGCAACTCTGGCAGCGCAGCGTTTGACAAAAGCCAACTATATGTGGGATGAAACCGCAGATCGTATCCAATTAAATCAAGCAGACGAAAGACAATATTATGGACAATATGCAGGTATTTCGACCTTTAACTTGATTATTGCAAATGCTTTAACAACAACAGAAGCAACAGAAGATCAAAAAAGAGTAATTTGGGCAGAAGCAAAAATTCTACGTGCAATGTCGTACTATAACTTAGTTAATTTTTATGCAGATACTTATGTGGCTTCAACTGCAAAAACAAAATTATCTGTGCCATTAATTACAAGTGCCGATATTAACGCGCCAAGTAAACAAGTAACGATTCAGGAATTGTACGATTTTATTTTGGCCGATGTAAAAGATGCATTGCCATATTTACCAAAAGTTTCTCAAACAGCTTTGCATCCAAATTTAGGAGCAGGTTATGCATTTTATTCCCGTGTTTATTTGCAAATGAATAATTATACAGAAGCCTTGAAATACGCTGATTTGGCTCTAGCCGAAAATAATAAACTGTACGATTGGGTTGCCTATTATAATGCTAATAAAGCGATTATCGATATTCCAAATTCTTATACGGCAACGCCATCTCCAATGGGATTTGATTATGTTGAGAATTATACATTTCGTCATGGCGAAAGAACCTATTTATCTACAGAATATAGTATTCCGGTAGAACGTGCGCAACGTTTTGAAGTTGGAGATGTTCGTTTTAAATCTCGTTGGAAATTAAGAACAGTTGGTGCAGATACTTATTACAGAAGAACCTTATCAGGAATGTTTAATTACGGCGGAATCACAACTGTAGAAGTATATTTAATTAAAGCAGAATGTCTGGCTCGTGCAGGACAAATCAGCGATGCATTAGACGTTTTAAATAAAGTACGAAAAACTCGTATTGAACCATCTGCTTATCAGGATATTGTAACTGCAGATAAAACAGTTGCCCTAAATGCTATTTTCAAAACGAAGTATAACGAACTTATCCTGACAATTATTCCTTTTGCAGATGCACGTCGTCTTAATGCTGAAGGTACTTATAAATTGAGTTTATCAAAAACTTCTGGTGGAGTAAACTACGCATTAGCACCAGATTCTCATTTATGGACAATGCCATTTCCTCAAGGAGCTACAAAAAATCCAGGAAACGGAACTATAACTCAAAACGTAGCAAAATAA